A genomic segment from Toxotes jaculatrix isolate fToxJac2 chromosome 6, fToxJac2.pri, whole genome shotgun sequence encodes:
- the cfhl5 gene encoding complement factor H like 5 yields the protein MRGTLNKYCNATCCTFTWGSPCFESQGCLVTRAGDKHTAILLNTCQRNMHLSFILLFLHLWGNVEVSLSQNACSKLPDVPHAYASPEYKEGDVIQFTCESGYRSDQTSKYICTSNGWLTVRQGICYSCSTLPSVLHAHISEETRKSEYQVGDVIHFTCESGYTSDPSITYVCSTAGWVAVRQGTCNFSGLSCDPPPVSAGIIINGLPENNNPIHPDHVLTFSCDGPEKYLHGSSVLTCGRDGQWDNPFPSCTEKCRVTGIPDNVNVSPSVRQLTTGQKLTFSCRQRGNFIRGAAEVKCLANGQWSDPFPTCGAPLGCGRPPTLADGDTKETIQLRYGHNDRVEFICQNFYVMQGGPFKTCLNGEWTGEITCLKPCTVDRELMSRYNIAFRYTYQDKLYVVHDDVTEFACTRGRHTGSLGMRQRCIDGVLHLPSCQ from the exons ATGAGAGGGACACTGAACAAATATTGCAATGCAACGTGTTGTACATTCACATGGGGTAGTCCATGTTTTGAATCTCAGGGATGCCTGGTGACTCGAGCTggggacaaacacacagcaattCTGCTCAACACTTGTCAAAGGAACATGCACCTGTCTTTTATCCTTTTGTTCCTCCACCTGTGGGGGAATGTAGAAGTGTCTTTGTCACAAAATG CGTGTTCAAAGCTTCCAGACGTTCCTCACGCCTATGCTTCTCCAGAGTACAAGGAAGGAGATGTGATACAGTTCACTTGTGAATCTGGTTATAGATCAGATCAAACCTCCAAATATATATGCACGAGTAATGGCTGGCTGACAGTCCGTCAGGGAATATGCTACT CATGTTCGACGCTCCCCAGTGTACTTCATGCCCACATTTCTGAAGAGACCAGAAAATCTGAGTACCAAGTAGGAGATGTAATACATTTCACATGTGAATCTGGATATACATCAGATCCATCCATCACATATGTATGCTCCACCGCGGGCTGGGTGGCTGTCCGTCAGGGAACCTGCAACT TTTCAGGTTTGAGCTGTGACCCCCCGCCTGTCAGTGCAGGGATCATAATAAATGGTCTGCCAGAAAATAACAATCCCATACATCCTGATCACGTCCTCACATTCAGCTGTGATGGCCCTGAAAAATATCTGCATGGCAGTTCAGTGCTGACATGTGGCAGAGACGGACAGTGGGATAATCCATTCCCCTCTTGCACAG agaaatgcagaGTCACAGGAATACCAGACAACGTAAACGTCTCACCATCTGTACGACAGCTAACAACGGGACAAAAGTTGACCTTTTCTTGTCGCCAGCGTGGTAACTTTATTCGTGGGGCAGCAGAAGTTAAATGTTTAGCAAATGGACAGTGGAGTGATCCCTTTCCAACCTGTGGAG CTCCTTTAGGTTGTGGGAGACCACCAACTCTTGCAGATGGAGACACCAAGGAAACCATTCAGCTCAGGTACGGACATAATGACAGGGTTGAGTTCATCTGCCAGAATTTCTACGTTATGCAGGGTGGGCCCTTCAAAACATGCCTCAATGGTGAATGGACTGGAGAGATAACATGCCTCA AACCCTGCACTGTGGACAGAGAACTCATGAGCAGATATAATATTGCATTCAGATATACTTATCAGGATAAGCTGTATGTAGTCCATGATGATGTAACTGAGTTTGCCTGTACCAGAGGAAGACATACCGGCTCACTGGGAATGCGTCAGAGGTGTATTGATGGTGTGCTGCACCTGCCCTCTTGCCAGTGA